A genome region from Geodermatophilus bullaregiensis includes the following:
- a CDS encoding TetR/AcrR family transcriptional regulator translates to MPRRNPARRAALADAAISLLAAEGIHGLTHRAAEAAAGLPTGTAANYFRSREELLVAAAERAVSLHLEDVQRIDRAVDASSSPDPLAELLAVSLQEAVTASRERHLAIFELQLEARRRPALAAELARLGSVASALTADEHRTLGLSVPPEAIPTLVTLYGGVLFTLVTGPGDVEPDTVRRLAHAVVHGSVDADVPWTPGPPASNGADER, encoded by the coding sequence ATGCCACGGAGGAACCCGGCCCGCCGCGCCGCGCTCGCCGACGCGGCGATCTCCCTGCTGGCCGCCGAGGGCATCCACGGCCTGACCCACCGCGCGGCCGAGGCCGCGGCCGGCCTGCCGACGGGAACGGCGGCGAACTACTTCCGCAGCCGGGAGGAGCTGCTCGTCGCCGCGGCCGAACGGGCGGTGTCGCTGCACCTGGAGGACGTGCAGCGGATCGACCGTGCGGTGGACGCGAGCTCGTCGCCCGACCCTCTGGCCGAGCTCCTCGCCGTCTCGCTCCAGGAGGCCGTCACCGCGTCGCGCGAGCGCCACCTCGCGATCTTCGAGCTCCAGCTCGAGGCTCGGCGACGTCCCGCGCTCGCCGCTGAGCTCGCACGCCTCGGCTCGGTGGCGAGCGCGCTCACCGCTGACGAACACCGCACGCTCGGGCTGAGCGTCCCGCCGGAGGCGATCCCCACGCTCGTGACGCTCTACGGGGGAGTGCTGTTCACGCTCGTCACGGGACCCGGCGACGTCGAGCCCGACACCGTCCGCCGGCTCGCCCACGCCGTCGTCCACGGCAGCGTCGACGCAGACGTCCCGTGGACCCCGGGCCCCCCGGCCTCGAACGGAGCAGACGAGAGGTGA
- a CDS encoding DinB family protein — MEADRRTGPALTGDERAVLVSVLDRQRDTLAWTCSDLGPVQLAERAVPPSTLSPTGSVEHLAAVERSWSQRVLQGADAPAFWEPDHRGEPPPDLAPIERWRRECDRSRAFVDGGASLDTEVEHGGARFSLRYVPIHPIEEYARHNGHADPLRERLDGSTGE, encoded by the coding sequence GTGGAGGCCGACCGTCGGACCGGACCGGCCCTGACAGGGGACGAGCGCGCGGTGCTGGTCAGCGTGCTGGACCGGCAACGCGACACCCTCGCGTGGACGTGCAGCGATCTCGGACCCGTCCAGCTCGCCGAGCGGGCGGTCCCGCCGTCGACCCTGTCGCCGACCGGCTCGGTCGAGCACCTGGCGGCGGTGGAGCGCAGCTGGTCCCAGCGCGTGCTGCAGGGTGCGGACGCCCCGGCGTTCTGGGAGCCGGACCACCGGGGCGAGCCGCCTCCCGACCTCGCGCCGATCGAGCGCTGGAGACGGGAGTGCGACCGTTCCCGCGCGTTCGTCGACGGAGGCGCGTCGCTGGACACGGAGGTCGAGCACGGTGGCGCGCGGTTCTCGCTGCGCTACGTGCCGATCCACCCGATCGAGGAGTACGCCCGGCACAACGGGCACGCCGACCCCCTGCGGGAGCGTCTCGACGGCAGCACCGGGGAGTGA
- a CDS encoding SRPBCC family protein, with product MTETDAAARPGTIDVDQFVDATPARVWQTLTDPQLLARWWASGDVAARVGHRFSLRMPGWGQVPCEVLEVVEQERLVYTFNTTWTLTWRLVPEGRGTRLLLEHSGFDLQQKRERDALDRMGPGWREEVLPRLAAVAATPQD from the coding sequence GTGACCGAGACCGACGCCGCCGCCCGCCCGGGCACCATCGACGTCGACCAGTTCGTCGACGCCACACCCGCCCGGGTGTGGCAGACCCTCACCGATCCGCAGCTGCTCGCGCGCTGGTGGGCATCCGGCGACGTCGCGGCACGGGTCGGGCACCGGTTCTCCCTGAGGATGCCAGGGTGGGGTCAGGTGCCGTGCGAGGTGCTCGAGGTCGTCGAGCAGGAACGTCTGGTGTACACGTTCAACACCACGTGGACGCTCACCTGGCGCCTCGTCCCCGAGGGCCGGGGCACCCGCCTCCTCCTCGAGCACTCCGGCTTCGACCTGCAGCAGAAGCGGGAGCGGGATGCACTCGACCGCATGGGTCCCGGCTGGCGCGAGGAGGTCCTGCCCCGACTGGCCGCGGTGGCCGCCACCCCGCAGGACTGA
- a CDS encoding FAD-dependent oxidoreductase yields the protein MGHTAVVVGAGVAGLASAVSLARTGWQVTVLERSPEPGEVGAGLAMTPNAVAAFRGLGFEDADVAALGHPTWGSGIRDLEGRPVLALPDTPVVRRSVGLIGVHRRRLHAALHRRALACGVEIVTGTPVTTVEAGEPEGAPAVVEGREADVVVGADGVRSAVRAALFPASHPVYSGYSSWRGIAPGASGYTTLQQYWGPHAEFGTVRVADDETYWYGYVAMPGRTVIGDELAAARARFAGWASPVQQVLAATPPEAVLRHDVHHLPGGLPRYTTGRVVMVGDAAHGTLPTMGQGAATALEDGCCAGLLIGAPVAGGGRLAPALEAFDAARRPRRRALARASVASGRFGSHLGGGWRQTLRNTVVRLTPAGAITRGSRAVTGWTPPEPAPPVLGTAAR from the coding sequence ATGGGACACACCGCAGTCGTCGTCGGGGCCGGTGTCGCAGGTCTGGCCTCGGCCGTCTCACTCGCACGGACCGGGTGGCAGGTCACGGTGCTGGAGCGGTCGCCGGAGCCCGGCGAGGTCGGGGCCGGCCTCGCCATGACCCCCAACGCCGTGGCCGCGTTCCGCGGGCTCGGCTTCGAGGACGCCGACGTCGCCGCGCTCGGCCACCCGACCTGGGGGAGCGGCATCCGGGACCTGGAGGGCCGGCCGGTCCTCGCCCTCCCGGACACCCCCGTCGTGCGCCGGTCGGTGGGGCTCATCGGAGTGCACCGCCGCCGTCTGCACGCCGCGCTGCACCGACGGGCCCTGGCCTGCGGCGTCGAGATCGTCACCGGCACACCCGTGACCACGGTGGAGGCGGGCGAGCCGGAGGGGGCACCCGCCGTCGTCGAGGGTCGGGAAGCGGACGTCGTCGTCGGCGCCGACGGCGTGCGCAGCGCCGTGCGCGCGGCGCTGTTCCCGGCCAGCCACCCGGTCTACAGCGGGTACTCGAGCTGGCGCGGCATCGCGCCCGGGGCCTCCGGGTACACGACACTGCAGCAGTACTGGGGCCCGCACGCGGAGTTCGGCACCGTGCGCGTCGCCGACGACGAGACGTACTGGTACGGGTACGTCGCCATGCCCGGGCGCACGGTGATCGGCGACGAGCTCGCTGCGGCCAGGGCGCGGTTCGCGGGCTGGGCGAGCCCGGTGCAGCAGGTGCTGGCCGCGACGCCGCCCGAGGCGGTCCTGCGGCACGACGTGCACCACCTCCCGGGCGGGCTGCCGCGCTACACGACCGGGCGGGTCGTCATGGTCGGCGACGCCGCCCACGGCACCCTCCCGACGATGGGCCAAGGAGCCGCGACCGCACTGGAGGACGGCTGCTGCGCGGGCCTGCTCATCGGCGCCCCCGTCGCAGGGGGCGGCCGGCTGGCCCCCGCCCTGGAGGCTTTCGACGCCGCCCGGAGGCCCCGGCGCCGCGCCCTGGCCCGGGCCTCGGTCGCATCGGGCCGCTTCGGGTCCCACCTCGGCGGCGGCTGGCGCCAGACCCTGCGGAACACCGTCGTGCGCCTGACGCCGGCCGGCGCCATCACGCGCGGGTCCCGTGCCGTGACGGGCTGGACCCCGCCCGAGCCCGCACCACCGGTCCTGGGGACGGCGGCCCGCTGA
- a CDS encoding ArsR/SmtB family transcription factor translates to MPTSELPAFFDLSRPAVAEHLQVLRRASLVRDEQVGRQRRYHLAAEPLAEVEDWLHPFEHSWRARLRSLADTAEENT, encoded by the coding sequence GTGCCGACGAGCGAGCTCCCGGCCTTCTTCGACCTGAGCCGTCCCGCGGTCGCCGAGCACCTGCAGGTGCTGCGGCGAGCCTCGCTGGTCCGCGACGAGCAGGTGGGCCGCCAGCGGCGCTACCACCTCGCGGCCGAGCCGCTCGCCGAGGTCGAGGACTGGCTGCACCCCTTCGAGCACTCCTGGCGGGCGCGCCTGCGCTCGCTCGCTGACACCGCCGAGGAGAACACGTGA
- a CDS encoding nucleotidyltransferase domain-containing protein gives MDDRLRQAPVVPAFARAVRPVAGVLGLYAGGSLASGDFRPGRSDLDLVAVVAEELDAPRRARLRALHEDLRRGNPAAAGLHCVYVPREDVDDVATRHLTWAHGELYCRELSGIARAEVLRGGITVLGPDPAQLLPPVDDAALRAAARAEFTGYWSGAVRKPWLWLQDGYVDLGLVTLARAEATLTESRLITKREALTRLHRFGVDEDLSQEIARRRHGDAVLLTLAQRLRRAHTARRLVARGIRVVSRR, from the coding sequence GTGGACGACCGGCTGCGCCAGGCGCCCGTCGTGCCGGCGTTCGCCCGCGCGGTGCGGCCGGTCGCCGGTGTCCTGGGCCTCTACGCCGGTGGGTCGCTGGCCTCCGGTGACTTCCGGCCCGGCCGCAGCGACCTGGACCTCGTCGCCGTCGTCGCCGAGGAACTCGACGCCCCGCGCCGCGCCCGGCTCCGGGCGCTGCACGAGGACCTCCGGCGCGGGAACCCTGCGGCCGCCGGGCTGCACTGCGTGTACGTGCCCCGCGAGGACGTGGACGACGTGGCCACCCGGCACCTCACCTGGGCGCACGGCGAGCTCTATTGCCGGGAGCTCAGCGGCATCGCCCGAGCGGAGGTGCTGCGCGGCGGGATCACCGTGCTGGGTCCGGATCCCGCGCAGCTCCTCCCACCGGTCGACGACGCGGCACTGCGCGCGGCCGCCCGCGCCGAGTTCACCGGCTACTGGTCCGGAGCGGTCCGCAAGCCCTGGCTCTGGCTCCAGGACGGGTACGTCGACCTGGGCCTGGTCACGCTGGCCCGCGCGGAGGCGACCCTGACCGAGAGCCGGCTGATCACCAAGCGGGAGGCGCTGACCCGGCTGCACCGGTTCGGCGTCGACGAGGACCTGTCCCAGGAGATCGCCCGGCGCCGGCACGGGGACGCCGTCCTCCTGACGCTCGCGCAGCGACTGCGTCGCGCCCACACGGCCCGCAGGCTCGTCGCCCGCGGCATCCGCGTCGTCAGCCGCCGCTGA
- a CDS encoding class I SAM-dependent methyltransferase yields the protein MSAALPARRRRRGSGTTRGRRVRRRSPGVDMTGVDIVPEFIAHARSAHPGPEFELGPMAELDIPEHCVAGILARYSTIHLPPAELDRVLAGFRRLLASSGVLVVGAVAARAS from the coding sequence GTGTCGGCTGCACTGCCGGCACGACGTCGGAGGAGGGGATCGGGGACGACGAGAGGACGCCGGGTTCGCCGTCGCTCCCCGGGCGTTGACATGACCGGTGTCGACATCGTCCCCGAGTTCATCGCGCATGCTCGGTCAGCTCATCCCGGCCCGGAGTTCGAGCTCGGCCCGATGGCCGAGCTGGACATCCCCGAGCACTGCGTGGCGGGCATCCTCGCCCGGTACTCGACGATCCACCTGCCGCCGGCGGAACTCGACCGGGTGCTCGCCGGGTTCCGTCGGCTCCTGGCGTCCTCCGGCGTGCTCGTCGTCGGCGCAGTCGCCGCCCGCGCCTCCTGA
- a CDS encoding SAM-dependent methyltransferase, with amino-acid sequence MPTGSSPRLAAIVDALPLQPHSRVLEIGCGPGAAARAVADRLVTGHVLAIDRSARVIAQAAAASADHLAAGRMTLRHVAAEDLVLEPDEDPYDLVLAVRVGALDGRYPEVGARVLRRIAAATRPGARLFVDGGRPLQELTIPEV; translated from the coding sequence GTGCCCACCGGGTCGTCGCCCCGCCTCGCGGCGATCGTGGACGCGTTGCCGCTGCAGCCGCACTCCCGGGTCCTGGAGATCGGCTGCGGGCCCGGCGCGGCCGCGCGGGCCGTGGCCGACCGGCTCGTCACCGGGCACGTCCTGGCGATCGACCGGTCGGCGAGGGTCATCGCCCAGGCCGCGGCCGCATCGGCCGACCACCTGGCCGCGGGGCGGATGACCCTGCGCCACGTCGCGGCCGAGGACCTCGTCCTGGAACCCGACGAGGATCCGTACGACCTCGTCCTCGCCGTCCGCGTCGGCGCTCTCGACGGCCGGTACCCCGAGGTGGGCGCACGGGTGCTGCGCCGCATCGCCGCCGCGACCCGGCCCGGCGCCCGCTTGTTCGTCGACGGCGGCCGGCCGCTGCAGGAACTGACCATCCCCGAGGTGTGA
- a CDS encoding phosphotransferase, which yields MRGMPGMPMHEDQVEVAAGTVRALVADQFPEWVGLDVREVRSAGTDNAVFRIGDDLAARFPLRREDPDRLRAALAAEAAAARELALVSPVPTPVPVALGEPGHGYPSPWSVQTWLPGHDATVEDPAHSLGFAEDLAALLTRLRSADTRGRRFAGGGRGGDLTDHDAWMEVCFARSEGLLDVGRLRRTWAGLRTLPAPDSDVMCHGDLTPPNVLVERGRLAGVLDGGGFAAADPALDLVAVWHLLDDGPRQVVREALRCSEVQWRRGMAWAFEQSVGLVWYYRETNPGMSRWGRRTLDRLLAGADG from the coding sequence ATGCGGGGGATGCCGGGGATGCCGATGCACGAGGACCAGGTCGAGGTGGCTGCCGGGACCGTCCGCGCGCTCGTCGCCGACCAGTTCCCGGAGTGGGTCGGGCTCGACGTGCGCGAGGTGCGGTCCGCCGGCACCGACAACGCCGTCTTCCGGATCGGCGACGACCTCGCCGCGCGCTTCCCTCTGAGGCGCGAGGACCCCGACCGGCTGCGCGCCGCGCTGGCGGCCGAGGCCGCCGCGGCGCGCGAGCTGGCCCTCGTCTCACCCGTCCCGACGCCCGTCCCGGTCGCCCTCGGCGAGCCCGGGCACGGGTACCCGTCCCCGTGGAGCGTCCAGACCTGGCTGCCCGGGCACGACGCGACGGTCGAGGACCCGGCGCACTCGCTCGGCTTCGCCGAGGACCTCGCCGCGCTCCTGACCCGCCTCAGGTCCGCGGACACCCGGGGACGGCGGTTCGCCGGCGGCGGCCGGGGTGGCGACCTGACCGACCACGACGCGTGGATGGAGGTCTGCTTCGCCCGCAGCGAGGGCCTGCTCGACGTGGGGCGTCTCCGGCGCACGTGGGCCGGGCTGCGGACCCTGCCGGCCCCGGACTCCGACGTCATGTGCCACGGCGACCTCACACCACCCAACGTCCTGGTCGAGCGCGGCCGGCTCGCCGGGGTCCTCGACGGCGGCGGGTTCGCCGCAGCCGACCCCGCGCTCGACCTGGTCGCCGTCTGGCACCTCCTCGACGACGGGCCGCGGCAGGTGGTCCGTGAGGCGCTGAGGTGCAGCGAGGTCCAGTGGCGGCGGGGGATGGCCTGGGCGTTCGAGCAGTCGGTGGGGCTCGTCTGGTACTACCGCGAGACCAACCCGGGGATGAGCCGCTGGGGACGGCGCACGCTCGACCGTCTCCTCGCCGGCGCGGACGGGTGA
- a CDS encoding SDR family oxidoreductase: protein MTAAGSMRGRAVLVTGAGRRIAIGAAVVRRLAAEGAAVLVHSWSPHDAEQPWGADPEGPASLVDEIRAGGGRAEHVSVDLADPGAPARLVAAAREAFGHLDVLIANHARSSAQSLEQVTAEEIDLCYAVNTRAVLLLTQALAAQHDGRPGGRVVLFTSGQYHGAMPGELPYIASKAALHELTPSLAAHLMPRGITVNCVDPGPNDTGYADEATRAAVTARNPGRRWSTPEDTAKLVAWLVSDEAEWVTGQTIASDGGWSAVG from the coding sequence GTGACGGCGGCCGGGTCGATGCGGGGCCGCGCCGTCCTGGTGACCGGCGCGGGCCGCCGGATCGCGATCGGAGCGGCCGTCGTGCGCCGGCTGGCCGCCGAGGGCGCCGCGGTGCTGGTGCACTCCTGGTCGCCGCACGACGCCGAGCAGCCGTGGGGTGCCGATCCCGAGGGCCCCGCGTCGCTGGTCGACGAGATCCGTGCCGGTGGCGGACGGGCGGAGCACGTGTCCGTGGACCTCGCCGACCCCGGTGCTCCGGCGCGGCTGGTCGCGGCGGCCCGGGAGGCGTTCGGGCACCTGGACGTGCTGATCGCCAACCACGCCCGCTCCAGCGCCCAGTCCCTGGAGCAGGTGACCGCCGAGGAGATCGACCTCTGCTACGCCGTGAACACCCGTGCGGTGCTGCTGCTGACGCAGGCCCTCGCCGCCCAGCACGACGGTCGCCCGGGAGGACGGGTGGTGCTGTTCACGTCGGGCCAGTACCACGGTGCGATGCCCGGCGAGCTGCCCTACATCGCCTCCAAGGCCGCGCTGCACGAGCTGACCCCGTCCCTCGCCGCACACCTGATGCCCCGGGGCATCACGGTCAACTGTGTGGACCCCGGCCCCAACGACACCGGCTACGCCGACGAGGCGACCCGCGCCGCCGTCACCGCCCGCAACCCCGGTCGGCGCTGGAGCACCCCCGAGGACACGGCCAAGCTGGTGGCCTGGCTGGTGAGCGACGAGGCCGAGTGGGTCACCGGCCAGACCATCGCCTCGGACGGAGGCTGGTCGGCCGTCGGTTGA
- a CDS encoding GNAT family N-acetyltransferase, with amino-acid sequence MTGSRAARRRWRVRDAREEDQPRWRALYRQYADFYRVEQSDAAAATVWSWIRDPAHEVGCLLVEDETGEVAGLGHYRPFARPLSASTGCFLDDLFIDPDHRGGGAVDALLAELRGRAAVNGWSVVRWITADDNYRGRAKYDQHATRTMWITYDMTP; translated from the coding sequence GTGACCGGGTCGAGGGCAGCGCGGCGGCGGTGGCGGGTCCGTGACGCGCGCGAGGAGGACCAGCCGCGCTGGCGGGCCCTGTACCGGCAGTACGCCGACTTCTACCGCGTCGAGCAGTCCGATGCGGCGGCCGCCACCGTGTGGTCCTGGATCCGTGACCCCGCGCACGAGGTCGGGTGCCTGCTGGTCGAGGACGAGACGGGCGAGGTCGCCGGCTTGGGGCACTACCGGCCCTTCGCCCGCCCGCTGTCGGCCAGCACCGGCTGCTTCCTCGACGACTTGTTCATCGACCCCGACCACCGCGGCGGTGGGGCCGTCGACGCGCTGCTGGCCGAGCTGCGCGGACGCGCTGCGGTCAACGGGTGGAGCGTGGTGCGGTGGATCACCGCGGACGACAACTACCGCGGCCGGGCGAAGTACGACCAGCACGCCACCCGCACCATGTGGATCACCTACGACATGACGCCCTGA
- a CDS encoding HNH endonuclease signature motif containing protein, with protein sequence MRCWTTSPLIAARNRIDAALARSVRAAELSQAPERDGLTSMVSWLRGHCRLSTSEAARLVRNGRALEHLPALGEAHDAGLASAEQVSVAARAVTPERLAAAAAAGLDPAEIDAVFTGVAVEQEHAVLVQVVQHYLAGLDPDGPEPDPTGGRALTLARHADGSLSIRGHLDAVGGEKLQAALEAHVQADRPAGDDRTRAQRLGDALVQLCDNRLAASDLPVLRTVKPHVAVVIDLEDLTDPATGHGTGRMEFGAVVSAARARWLACDGAVSRVVFGPDGAPLDLGREHRLADRHLRRAVELRDGGCVFTGCAAPTWWAEVHHLVHWLDGGETNLQNSALLCERHHSKVHHGFRVERQPTGTWRTYIPDGTEITVPAPLAPGA encoded by the coding sequence GTGAGGTGCTGGACGACGTCGCCGCTCATCGCCGCGCGCAACCGGATCGACGCCGCGCTGGCCCGGTCGGTGCGGGCCGCGGAGCTGTCGCAGGCACCGGAGCGTGACGGGCTGACGTCGATGGTGTCCTGGCTGCGCGGGCACTGCCGGCTGTCGACGAGCGAGGCGGCGCGGCTGGTGCGCAACGGGCGGGCGCTGGAGCACCTGCCCGCCCTCGGCGAGGCGCACGACGCCGGGCTGGCCAGCGCCGAGCAGGTCAGCGTGGCCGCCCGGGCGGTGACGCCAGAGCGGCTGGCCGCGGCGGCGGCCGCCGGGCTCGACCCGGCGGAGATCGACGCGGTGTTCACCGGGGTCGCCGTCGAGCAGGAGCACGCCGTCCTGGTGCAGGTGGTGCAGCACTACCTCGCCGGCCTGGACCCCGACGGCCCCGAACCCGACCCGACCGGGGGCCGGGCGCTGACCCTGGCCCGGCACGCCGACGGATCACTGTCCATCCGCGGCCACCTCGACGCCGTCGGCGGCGAGAAGCTGCAGGCCGCGCTGGAAGCCCACGTGCAGGCCGACCGGCCCGCCGGCGACGACCGCACCCGCGCCCAGCGCCTCGGCGACGCCCTGGTGCAGCTGTGCGACAACCGACTGGCCGCCAGCGACCTGCCGGTGCTGCGCACGGTCAAGCCGCACGTCGCCGTCGTCATCGACCTCGAGGACCTGACCGACCCCGCCACCGGGCACGGGACCGGGCGGATGGAGTTCGGCGCGGTCGTCTCCGCGGCCCGCGCCCGCTGGCTGGCCTGCGACGGCGCGGTCAGCCGGGTGGTGTTCGGCCCCGACGGCGCACCGCTGGACCTCGGCCGCGAGCACCGGCTGGCCGACCGCCACCTGCGGCGGGCGGTGGAGCTGCGCGACGGCGGCTGCGTGTTCACCGGCTGTGCTGCGCCGACGTGGTGGGCCGAGGTGCACCACCTGGTGCACTGGCTCGACGGCGGCGAGACCAACCTGCAGAACTCCGCGCTGCTGTGCGAGCGGCACCACAGCAAGGTCCACCACGGCTTCCGCGTCGAACGACAACCGACCGGCACCTGGCGCACGTACATACCGGACGGCACCGAGATCACCGTCCCGGCACCACTGGCCCCTGGTGCCTGA